A window from Amblyomma americanum isolate KBUSLIRL-KWMA chromosome 7, ASM5285725v1, whole genome shotgun sequence encodes these proteins:
- the LOC144097755 gene encoding endothelin-converting enzyme 1-like, whose product MQSFTTSLYLDHSAWRVAVTCLTAQHADRSQRGVVSSTRPPHNRYACREQLRCKRNTTLNGGSIQTFDWKPRSLQKAGIRDADAATWSYRERRRLVVVSSLALIVVAIFTVLSFIVPGPVLLHQMSSWCKTADCRKHARLLTRSLNRSVDPCQDFEAYVCSTWKPDPRFPFVSTSALDDLSITWVDGFEELLSRAASVVSVARKPLTMFRTCVSGGPASEEDKWKFLEYIEEMGLSWPQKPTRGAAASPFSVLVLIALLGEMPLWMRIRVTQNPLSPGGHRIVVLPGRASYVRLFAANHERVMDAGDYSRYWKLIHSFLVGRPPGPNVDDVIKRSAEVQGTVVATLMYVVTAAPYSAPVLYNISHAQQHASDATFGRWLTALSDQLKHEASLSLSDDVLFANSQFILAINSFLRTTGDEDALVHISWQFVQMYAVMLDKALLEDIMGDKRTAASYLSMLCAREVEAVYSPLIATLYTRLVLSSAGKRHANFVVRTLAQKAVDSVNSATWLEPDDRRFLATKLESVRVRLWPSDLFDDVPHLEKLYAHCPEGEVTFSLLWVKTDQCRRDLMLGPQRDNADALRPNFTPLATYDSVLNTVDVAIAALASPLYYTRGTLGMAYGGFGFVFALAMMGVLAQSRQYSHPNGSVDVSASWMSKNFTGALGAKLLCPNVGSEVGGPRGDAIAAVEVTQSVFRDRLFRSTQLNLTEELTDEKVFFLTLCRTMCVRKGVKPFSLADEL is encoded by the exons ATGCAGTCATTCACGACGTCATTGTATTTGGACCACTCAGCTTGGCGCGTAGCAGTGACATGCCTGACGGCACAGCACGCTGACCGGTCACAGCGAGGCGTGGTTAGTTCAACACGACCACCGCACAACCGGTATGCGTGCCGtgaacagctgcgctgtaaaagaAACACAACACTGAATGGCGGCAGTATACAGACGTTTGACTGGAAGCCCCGCTCTCTGCAGAAAGCGGGCATTCGCGACGCCGATGCTGCCACGTGGAGCTACAGGGAACGGAGGAGGCTGGTCGTGGTGTCCTCGCTCGCGCTAATCGTGGTGGCCATCTTCACGGTGCTCTCCTTCATCGTTCCCGGGCCTGTACTACTACACCAGATGAGCAGCTGGTGCAAGACGGCCGACTGCCGCAAGCACGCCCGACTGCTGACGCGCAGTCTCAACCGCAGCGTCGACCCGTGCCAAGACTTCGAGGCGTACGTGTGCTCCACTTGGAAACCAGACCCCCGCTTCCCTTTCGTCTCAACCAGCGCGCTCGACGACCTCAGCATAACCTGGGTGGACGGTTTCGAAGAGCTGCTCTCCAGGGCCGCCTCAGTGGTGTCGGTGGCGAGGAAACCTCTAACCATGTTCCGGACGTGCGTCAGTGGCGGCCCAGCGAGCGAGGAAGACAAGTGGAAATTCTTGGAGTACATCGAGGAAATGGGActgtcttggccgcagaaaccgACAAGAGGAGCGGCTGCGTCTCCATTCAGCGTGCTCGTCCTCATCGCCCTCCTCGGGGAGATGCCCCTCTGGATGCGCATCCGCGTGACGCAGAATCCGCTCAGTCCTGGCGGTCACCGTATCGTGGTCTTGCCTGGACGGGCGAGCTACGTACGACTTTTTGCAGCAAACCACGAGCGCGTCATGGATGCGGGCGACTACTCGAG GTACTGGAAGCTGATACACTCATTCCTGGTGGGTCGCCCTCCCGGTCCAAATGTTGATGACGTCATAAAACGCAGCGCTGAAGTGCAGGGCACCGTCGTAGCGACGCTGATGTATGTCGTGACTGCTGCACCTTACTCTGCACCGGTGCTTTACAACATTTCACACGCACAGCAACACGCATCGGACGCTACGTTTGGCCGATGGCTTACAGCATTGAGCGATCAGCTGAAGCATGAAGCCTCGCTGTCGCTCAGTGACGATGTGCTCTTTGCCAACAGCCAGTTTATATTGGCCATCAACAGCTTCCTGAGAACAACGGGCGATGAGGACGCCCTGGTGCACATTTCCTGGCAGTTCGTGCAGATGTACGCTGTCATGCTGGACAAGGCGCTCCTGGAAGACATCATGGGTGACAAGCGGACAGCAGCTTCCTATCTATCCATGTTGTGTGCAAGAGAGGTTGAAGCCGTCTACAGCCCCTTAATAGCCACGCTCTACACGCGCCTGGTACTGTCTTCAGCGGGAAAGAGACACGCTAACTTCGTGGTTCGCACCCTGGCGCAGAAAGCCGTCGACAGCGTGAACAGCGCAACGTGGCTGGAACCTGACGACAGGCGATTTCTGGCGACTAAACTGGAATCAGTACGCGTGCGTCTGTGGCCAAGCGACCTGTTCGACGACGTCCCCCATTTGGAAAAGCTTTACGCGCACTGTCCCGAAGGCGAGGTAACCTTCTCCCTGCTCTGGGTCAAAACCGATCAGTGCCGTCGTGACCTGATGTTGGGGCCACAAAGGGACAATGCCGACGCACTTCGTCCAAATTTCACGCCTCTTGCCACCTACGACTCCGTGCTCAACACCGTAGACGTCGCCATTGCGGCGTTGGCCAGTCCCCTCTACTATACACGCGGTACTCTTGGCATGGCTTACGGCGGCTTCGGATTTGTCTTCGCTTTGGCAATGATGGGCGTACTCGCGCAGTCCCGCCAGTATTCGCATCCAAACGGAAGCGTGGACGTGTCGGCATCTTGGATGTCCAAGAACTTTACAGGAGCACTCGGGGCGAAGCTGCTATGCCCTAATGTGGGCTCTGAAGTCGGCGGGCCTCGCGGGGACGCGATTGCGGCCGTAGAGGTCACGCAGTCAGTTTTTCGCGACCGGCTTTTCAGGAGCACTCAGCTAAACCTAACGGAGGAACTGACGGACGAGAAGGTATTCTTCCTGACTCTTTGCCGCACAATGTGCGTTAGGAAGGGCGTTAAGCCGTTTTCCTTGGCTGACGAGCTGTAA